From the Chthoniobacterales bacterium genome, one window contains:
- a CDS encoding DUF6268 family outer membrane beta-barrel protein, which translates to MKIALKIAAFCLVLTAARAFAVKVETFSTSSKNVALVESQSSFPFEFDVEGAYFGNGDVQRGENGLRRITDFDGSQARVRFVWTPLTKIGILRLGLQTERYSFSFGGNAAIPDNLHATALIIGLDTELSDSFLIRLEAQPGFYGTDFDDFGQDTFNVPVVIGGTYIFNSDFQIVFGIGIDGLRQYPVLPGGGVRWKFAPQWTLNAVAPTPRLEYEPTSNLLLYTGVDLRLNAYRVDKQFGTRQGNTALNHAAITYNEVRVGGGLDWKLTTAIKLSLEGGFIPYRAFDFHRTDVRYKQDGAVPYGMLAFRAAF; encoded by the coding sequence ATGAAAATAGCCCTCAAGATTGCCGCATTTTGCCTTGTCCTCACCGCCGCGAGGGCCTTCGCGGTCAAGGTCGAAACCTTCAGCACTTCGTCCAAGAACGTGGCGCTGGTCGAGTCGCAATCTTCATTCCCATTCGAGTTCGACGTGGAAGGCGCTTACTTCGGCAACGGCGATGTGCAGCGCGGCGAAAACGGTCTGCGGCGGATTACGGATTTCGACGGGAGCCAGGCTCGGGTCCGCTTCGTCTGGACTCCGCTCACCAAGATCGGGATTTTGCGGTTAGGTCTGCAGACAGAACGTTATTCCTTCAGTTTTGGAGGGAACGCCGCGATTCCGGACAACCTTCACGCCACCGCCCTCATCATCGGCCTCGACACCGAACTGTCCGATTCTTTCCTCATCCGGCTCGAAGCGCAGCCGGGATTTTACGGAACCGATTTTGATGACTTCGGTCAGGACACCTTCAACGTGCCGGTGGTAATCGGCGGCACCTACATTTTCAATTCCGACTTTCAAATTGTGTTCGGTATCGGCATCGATGGCTTGCGCCAATATCCGGTCCTGCCGGGCGGCGGGGTTCGCTGGAAATTCGCGCCGCAGTGGACCCTCAACGCCGTCGCGCCAACCCCGCGCCTGGAATACGAGCCCACCAGCAACTTGCTGCTCTACACTGGCGTCGATCTCCGTTTGAACGCCTACCGGGTGGACAAACAATTTGGCACTCGCCAGGGCAACACCGCCCTGAACCACGCCGCGATCACTTACAATGAAGTCCGGGTGGGCGGCGGTTTGGATTGGAAGTTGACGACGGCGATCAAATTATCGCTGGAGGGCGGGTTCATCCCCTATCGCGCGTTCGATTTCCATCGGACGGACGTCCGCTATAAACAGGACGGCGCGGTCCCCTACGGCATGCTGGCGTTTCGGGCGGCGTTCTAA
- a CDS encoding nitrilase-related carbon-nitrogen hydrolase has product MKIAAAQIACSRGDIDANVAKMRDFAERAKTAGAGLVVFPEMADTGYSMAVIQERATTWAEGAVPQLQETAKKLGIGIISGVSEREGGTIYNSQVAIDATGQVVGKYRKTHLFGSAPVEEHKCFSPGNELVSLPWGPLRLGLTICYDLRFPEVYRILACGQRTDVFIISSAWPFPRAEHLRVLALARAIENQSYVILSNRVGKDDGGSSCGGSAIIDPYGVIVAAASADREELAVAEVSEETIRSVRDRMPVFKDRREELYEKRAKGEARS; this is encoded by the coding sequence ATGAAAATCGCCGCTGCTCAAATTGCCTGCTCTCGGGGCGACATCGACGCCAATGTGGCCAAGATGCGCGACTTCGCGGAACGCGCGAAAACGGCCGGCGCCGGGCTGGTTGTCTTCCCGGAGATGGCGGACACCGGTTATTCAATGGCGGTCATTCAGGAACGGGCGACCACTTGGGCAGAAGGAGCGGTTCCCCAGCTTCAGGAGACGGCAAAGAAGCTGGGGATTGGGATAATCAGCGGCGTGTCGGAACGGGAAGGCGGTACGATTTACAACTCGCAGGTCGCGATCGACGCAACCGGCCAGGTCGTTGGAAAATATCGGAAGACCCATCTCTTCGGTTCGGCGCCCGTCGAGGAGCACAAATGTTTTTCGCCGGGGAACGAGCTGGTTAGTCTCCCCTGGGGACCGCTTCGCCTCGGACTCACGATCTGCTACGATCTCCGGTTCCCGGAAGTCTACCGCATTCTTGCCTGCGGGCAGCGGACTGACGTCTTCATCATCTCGTCGGCCTGGCCATTTCCGCGAGCCGAGCACCTGCGCGTTCTCGCCCTCGCGCGCGCGATCGAAAACCAGAGTTACGTGATTCTTTCGAACCGCGTCGGCAAAGATGACGGCGGGTCGAGCTGCGGAGGCTCTGCCATCATCGATCCTTACGGCGTGATTGTCGCCGCCGCTTCGGCCGATCGCGAAGAGCTGGCGGTGGCGGAGGTCTCGGAGGAAACGATCCGTTCCGTCCGGGATCGAATGCCGGTGTTTAAAGATCGACGTGAAGAGCTCTACGAGAAACGAGCCAAAGGAGAAGCGCGTTCCTGA
- a CDS encoding MFS transporter — MPDPKPHETPPPYEAARAERATTAEGTLDRPAKHDPYAAFRYSGFSFYTSGNLISVIGRLMFIVAVEWEMYARTHSATALGLVGLVIALPVVFLSLPAGHIADRFPRKRIVLVTQALSAICSLALAFVSWNHLNMPDWGFLRAGNRFLFSIATVFERHTYFHFDDLSIPLIYLILLISAMGRTFGWAARSSYFPQLVPREVFANAVTWNSSVFQIGSVVGPALGGLLIVRAGFPFIYALDAFCAFSFFLLILPIRSSDRGSSSERNAWRSLKEGIRFVLSKQVVLATITLDMFAVFLGGATALLPIFADQILHCGPIGLGWMRAAPGIGAFIMALLIAYLPPMKHAGKTLLWCVTGFGAATIIFGLSRYLWLSLAMLFMTGVFDSVSVVVRHTLLQLVTPDTMRGRISAVNNIFIGTSNELGALESGLTAALFGPVISVVAGGLGTILVVLGVCWKWPQTLKIGALDKNLR, encoded by the coding sequence ATGCCTGACCCAAAGCCGCACGAAACGCCACCGCCCTACGAGGCTGCGCGGGCGGAACGCGCGACGACGGCGGAAGGCACCCTGGACCGGCCCGCGAAGCACGATCCCTACGCCGCTTTCCGGTATTCCGGATTTTCATTCTACACCTCCGGCAACCTCATCTCCGTCATCGGCCGGCTCATGTTCATCGTGGCCGTCGAATGGGAGATGTACGCGCGGACGCATTCGGCGACGGCGCTCGGTCTGGTTGGATTGGTGATCGCGTTGCCGGTCGTGTTCTTGTCGCTGCCGGCCGGGCATATCGCCGACCGCTTCCCGCGGAAACGGATCGTCCTGGTGACCCAGGCACTGAGCGCCATCTGCTCGCTCGCCCTGGCCTTCGTTTCCTGGAACCACCTCAACATGCCTGACTGGGGATTTCTCCGGGCGGGCAATCGTTTTCTGTTTTCCATCGCCACGGTTTTCGAACGGCACACCTATTTCCATTTCGACGACCTTTCCATTCCGCTGATTTATTTGATCCTGCTGATCTCGGCGATGGGACGCACTTTTGGCTGGGCCGCGCGCAGTTCCTATTTCCCTCAGCTTGTTCCGCGCGAGGTGTTCGCAAACGCCGTCACCTGGAACAGCAGCGTTTTTCAGATCGGGTCGGTGGTCGGTCCGGCGCTGGGAGGTCTGCTCATAGTGCGGGCCGGATTCCCGTTCATTTATGCGCTCGACGCTTTCTGTGCGTTTTCGTTTTTCCTCCTGATTCTCCCGATTCGGAGCAGCGATCGGGGGAGCAGCAGCGAGCGCAACGCCTGGCGCAGCCTCAAGGAAGGCATCCGGTTTGTCCTGAGTAAACAGGTGGTCCTTGCGACGATCACGCTCGATATGTTTGCGGTCTTTCTCGGCGGGGCGACCGCGCTCCTGCCGATCTTTGCCGACCAGATCCTGCATTGCGGTCCGATCGGTCTCGGTTGGATGCGGGCTGCGCCCGGGATCGGCGCCTTCATCATGGCGCTGCTCATCGCTTATCTGCCGCCGATGAAACACGCGGGCAAAACGCTTCTCTGGTGCGTCACCGGGTTTGGGGCGGCCACGATTATTTTTGGGTTGTCGCGTTATCTTTGGCTATCGCTCGCCATGCTTTTTATGACGGGCGTCTTCGACAGCGTGAGCGTGGTTGTCCGCCACACGTTGCTCCAACTGGTCACACCCGACACGATGCGAGGACGAATTTCCGCGGTGAACAATATCTTCATTGGCACTTCGAATGAGCTCGGCGCGCTGGAGTCCGGATTGACCGCGGCACTGTTCGGGCCGGTGATATCGGTTGTGGCTGGTGGGCTCGGGACGATTCTGGTGGTGCTCGGCGTTTGCTGGAAGTGGCCCCAAACTCTTAAGATCGGGGCGCTGGACAAAAATCTCCGCTGA
- a CDS encoding DUF4286 family protein — protein sequence MVIYHVTIALEASIEAEWVDWMKRVHVPDVLRTGCFSACQICKVIGAAGDEVTYVLQYDCRSLEEYHRYRDNFAPALQKEHSDRFAGRFRGSRQILEEIAVVKLAES from the coding sequence ATGGTCATTTATCACGTTACGATCGCTCTTGAGGCGAGCATCGAGGCCGAATGGGTTGACTGGATGAAGCGGGTCCATGTTCCCGACGTGCTTCGAACCGGATGTTTCTCGGCCTGCCAAATCTGCAAGGTGATTGGGGCCGCGGGTGATGAGGTGACCTACGTTCTGCAATACGATTGCCGGTCGCTGGAGGAGTATCACCGTTACCGCGACAATTTTGCTCCGGCTCTTCAGAAGGAACACTCTGATCGGTTTGCCGGGCGCTTCCGCGGTTCCCGACAGATTCTCGAGGAGATCGCTGTAGTTAAGTTGGCCGAGTCCTAA
- a CDS encoding Rid family hydrolase: MAVAVGVGLAVREKADAASPEAKTVIGPLRHIVLPTRKDQLPFSDAVLSGNTLYLAGRIGVDPQTGKAPEEVEKEIRFLLDGVKATLAAADMTMDDLVSVQIFCPDLSLYEKFNDVYRTYFTKDFPARAFIGSGPLLRGGHFEAQGIAVRR, translated from the coding sequence ATGGCGGTAGCAGTTGGGGTCGGATTGGCCGTGAGGGAAAAAGCCGACGCGGCTTCCCCCGAAGCCAAGACGGTAATCGGGCCGTTGCGGCATATCGTCCTTCCCACTCGCAAGGATCAATTGCCCTTCAGCGACGCGGTGCTGTCGGGTAACACCCTTTACCTGGCGGGCCGGATCGGCGTCGATCCGCAAACCGGAAAGGCACCGGAAGAAGTCGAAAAGGAAATCCGGTTTCTCCTCGATGGCGTGAAGGCAACTCTCGCCGCGGCTGACATGACGATGGACGACCTGGTTTCCGTCCAGATCTTTTGTCCGGACCTGAGCTTGTACGAAAAGTTTAACGACGTGTATCGGACTTATTTCACGAAGGATTTTCCGGCCCGCGCTTTCATCGGCTCCGGCCCGCTCTTGCGCGGCGGACATTTCGAAGCGCAAGGGATCGCGGTCCGCCGTTAG
- a CDS encoding heme-binding protein — MKPNPVRFRLSSLLAAAVLLGSSVARAQLTAVDVQTIINQATTRALQISPNSIIAVTDREGNVLAVWSVSGVAPTALEISSCVSKAGTASYLSSNQNAFTSRTAGFIIQQHFPPGVRNTPPGPLVGVGLSNLFFSDINKFRAPGSVISFSSTPGLTIVPVFGTSLDGSPGGVPLYQNGVLVGGIGVTGDTIPGPVVFRSQNPFTFIPDYDVDEEVALAGQTGYRPSSSITANNVYINGIALPYVLSPSPTSGQTLQGAAAPGFPVMGAPPPFPYPVATFGGVQGEIRQPITSDPISTPINGQARLTAAEVTSIINFAADRARTTRAGIRLPIGTQMQVFITVVNNPNNPAVNPTVLGAFRTGEATLFSWDVAVQKGRTALGFSSNSLALSTRTVGFLAQTKYPPGLDVQDPGPYYGLQEQFSGFNRAALPNFVLDSSGMDPRFPNGITIFPGGFPLYRNGQLIGAIGISGDGVDQDDIVGASGTHDFLAPFPIRADQFAYLGARLPYAKFPRDPDGADPDIGPPLFVVPAEALANISTRVSAGTDDNRLIGGFIISGTAPKKVIVRAMGPSLGDFGVPLALGDPTLELRNGAGALVAANDNWSDSQQAEIESTGLAPGNELEAALIRTLAPGAYTAVIAGKNGGTGTALVEVYDLSPASNSTLGNISTRGSVGPQSDVLIGGFIINGTTGNTRVLVRGVAPSLAAAGVPNPMPDPVLQLRDGNGFLIAENDNWREGPAVEIQESNLAPLNDLESAIITTLPSGPYTAIIQDRNGASGIGLFDVFNLQNP, encoded by the coding sequence ATGAAACCAAACCCCGTGAGATTCCGCCTTTCATCCCTGCTCGCCGCCGCCGTTCTCCTCGGGTCCAGCGTCGCCCGGGCGCAGCTCACCGCCGTGGATGTCCAGACCATCATCAACCAGGCAACCACCCGCGCCCTTCAGATTTCGCCGAACAGCATCATCGCCGTCACCGATCGCGAAGGCAACGTCCTCGCGGTTTGGAGCGTCAGCGGGGTCGCGCCGACCGCGTTGGAGATCTCCAGCTGCGTTTCCAAGGCCGGCACCGCCTCTTATCTCAGCAGCAACCAGAACGCCTTCACCTCGCGCACGGCCGGTTTCATCATCCAACAGCATTTTCCGCCTGGCGTCCGTAACACGCCGCCCGGCCCGCTCGTCGGCGTCGGCCTTTCGAATTTGTTTTTCTCCGACATCAACAAATTCCGCGCGCCGGGCAGCGTCATCAGTTTCAGCAGCACTCCGGGCCTGACCATCGTTCCGGTCTTCGGCACCTCGCTCGATGGATCGCCGGGTGGCGTTCCACTTTACCAGAACGGCGTCCTGGTCGGCGGGATCGGCGTTACCGGCGACACGATCCCGGGCCCGGTTGTCTTTCGTTCCCAGAATCCGTTCACGTTCATTCCCGATTACGATGTGGACGAGGAAGTCGCGCTCGCGGGCCAGACCGGTTATCGCCCGTCCAGCTCAATCACGGCGAACAACGTTTATATCAACGGGATCGCGCTCCCCTACGTGTTGTCGCCGTCGCCGACTTCGGGCCAAACGCTGCAGGGGGCCGCCGCGCCTGGATTCCCCGTCATGGGCGCGCCACCGCCCTTCCCGTATCCGGTCGCCACTTTCGGCGGGGTGCAGGGCGAAATCCGCCAGCCCATCACCAGCGACCCGATCTCGACCCCTATCAACGGCCAGGCGCGCCTCACCGCGGCAGAGGTCACCAGCATCATTAACTTCGCAGCCGACCGGGCCCGGACCACGCGGGCCGGCATTCGGCTGCCCATCGGAACCCAGATGCAGGTCTTCATCACGGTCGTGAACAACCCGAACAATCCCGCCGTGAATCCGACTGTGCTCGGCGCGTTTCGCACCGGGGAAGCAACGCTGTTCAGCTGGGATGTCGCGGTCCAGAAAGGACGCACCGCGCTCGGGTTTTCAAGCAATTCGCTCGCGCTTTCGACCCGCACCGTTGGGTTCCTCGCCCAGACAAAATATCCTCCCGGCCTCGACGTCCAGGATCCCGGTCCGTACTACGGGCTCCAGGAACAATTCTCCGGCTTCAACCGCGCCGCGCTTCCAAATTTCGTTCTCGATTCCTCCGGGATGGACCCCCGCTTTCCGAACGGCATAACGATTTTTCCCGGTGGATTTCCGCTCTATCGCAATGGCCAGCTTATTGGCGCGATCGGGATCAGCGGCGATGGCGTCGATCAGGATGACATCGTGGGCGCTTCCGGCACGCACGATTTCCTGGCGCCATTTCCCATTCGCGCCGACCAATTCGCCTATCTGGGGGCGCGTCTGCCCTACGCCAAATTCCCACGCGATCCGGACGGCGCCGATCCCGACATCGGCCCGCCTCTGTTCGTGGTCCCGGCGGAAGCGCTGGCCAACATCTCGACCCGGGTGAGCGCGGGGACGGATGACAATCGGCTCATAGGCGGCTTCATCATCAGCGGGACCGCGCCGAAAAAAGTGATTGTCCGGGCGATGGGTCCGTCGCTGGGAGATTTTGGAGTTCCCCTGGCGCTCGGGGATCCGACTCTGGAACTGCGGAACGGCGCCGGTGCGCTCGTCGCGGCCAACGATAACTGGAGCGACTCCCAACAAGCCGAGATCGAATCCACCGGCCTTGCCCCCGGCAACGAATTGGAAGCGGCGCTGATCCGAACCCTCGCGCCCGGCGCTTATACCGCGGTGATCGCCGGAAAAAATGGCGGCACCGGGACCGCTCTGGTTGAAGTCTACGATCTCAGCCCCGCCTCCAATTCCACCCTGGGCAACATTAGCACGCGCGGCTCGGTCGGTCCGCAGAGCGACGTCCTGATCGGCGGCTTCATTATCAACGGAACCACCGGCAACACCCGGGTCCTGGTTCGGGGCGTCGCGCCATCCCTGGCCGCGGCGGGAGTACCCAACCCGATGCCCGATCCGGTCCTTCAGTTGCGCGACGGCAACGGCTTCCTGATCGCCGAGAACGACAACTGGCGGGAAGGCCCCGCAGTCGAGATCCAGGAATCGAATCTGGCGCCGTTAAACGATCTCGAATCCGCCATCATCACCACGCTCCCCTCGGGCCCTTACACTGCGATCATTCAAGATCGAAATGGTGCGAGCGGCATCGGCCTCTTCGACGTTTTCAATCTCCAGAATCCTTAG